CGTGACCTTTGGCCTGGTTCGTGCTGGATCCGTCGAAGCCCCAGTTCGGGAGCTCGGCGCCGTCCGCCATGATCTTCGTCTTCGAACGGAGCTTGGCGGTCGGCTCGGTGCCGTCGATCCAGATGTACTCAGCCTTGAAGGTCACGGGGCCCATCCTCTGAAAACTCGGTACGGCGCAGAACGTGCGGGTGCTGCGGTGCCGTGGGTGATGCCGCGCAGCCTGCCAACGTGCGATTTCCCGTCCATTGCTCGAATGTGAACCCCGTGTTACCGGCGGTGGATGTGGCTCGGTTCACGTCCCTCCGCTCACGTCCCGGTCACTTGATGACGGCGTTGGCCGCCGCGATCAGCAGCCCGATCGTCGCGTCCGCCATGCCGAGCAGCACGGCCGAGCGCCGCCGGTGACCCGCCCGCAGCGCGGCGAAGGTGCCCCAGCCGAGGAGCAGGGCCGCGTTCAGGAGGAGCACGGAGTAGGTGACCGGTGCCTCGGGCCAGCCGAAGGCCCCGGCGGCCACCAGCACCACCACGGTCGGCCAGCAGGCGACGATCACCGGCCACTCGTCCATGAGCTCCCGGAGCAGTTGCCGCCACCGCTGCGGTCCGGTGCCGGGCCGGTGCGTGCACATGTGGTGCGCGTATCCGTGCGCGAGGGCGGCCGTGCCCGCGGTGACCAGGATCCAGGCCGCGTCGTACCAGGGCGTGTAGATCTGCTGCTCCGAGTGGAGCGCGGCGACCAGCGCGCTGGCGAGGACCGTGCCGTACACGCCTCCGGCCTTCAGGTTCCGCACGGTGCGCTCCTTTCCGTTTCCCGGATCCTTCGTCCGGCCCGCGGCGTGTGGAGTGCTCAACGCTAGGGAGGCATATGTAACGGTTCGACGGATATGGCTCATCGTTCGGCAGTCATCTGCGCCCTGCGCGCGCCGCTGCTCGGAGGGGGGCTATCCGCCCATGCGGCTATTCGCCTGTGCGGCTACCGGGACATCGCGTCCCGTACCGCCTCCTCCGTGCGTCCCACCACCGCGGTGCCGTCGTCGGCGGTGATGATGGGCCGCTGGATGAGCTTGGGGTGCTCGGCGAGCGCCGTGATCCAGCGGTCGCGTCCCGAGGCGTCGCGCGGCCAGGCCTCGCGGTCCTTCAGGTTCAGCTCCTTGGCGGCGTCCTCCTGGGTGCGCGTGATGTCCCACGGCTCCAGGCCGAGCCGCTCCAGGACGGCGTGGATCTCGTCCGCGGTGGGGACGTCGTCGAGGTAGCGGCGGACGGTGTAGTCGGCGCCCTCCGCGTCGAGCAGGGTGAGTGCGCTGCGGCACTTCGAACAGGCGGGATTGATCCAGATCTCCATGCCGCACACGCTACCCGTGACCCACCCGTCACACCTTCCGTCACACCGTCCCAAAGGCCGTCTGGCCAGCGGCGATTGTCAGTGCCCGGCAGTAAACTAGAAGCAGTGTTCGAGGGTTCCCGACGGGGGTTCCTGACCGCGACAGGAGGATGCCTGTGCCCGCTGCCGCACTCACATCGAAGTCGAAGCGCAACGCTTCCCGGCCCGTGATCATCGACCCGACGTACGCACCACTGGAGAAGCGCCCGCTCCCGGCCGGCCGGCCGCGCGAGTGGTACATCACGCACAACCGGCGCCTGAAGGCCATGCGTCTGGCGAT
This Streptomyces sp. NBC_01283 DNA region includes the following protein-coding sequences:
- a CDS encoding arsenate reductase family protein; this encodes MEIWINPACSKCRSALTLLDAEGADYTVRRYLDDVPTADEIHAVLERLGLEPWDITRTQEDAAKELNLKDREAWPRDASGRDRWITALAEHPKLIQRPIITADDGTAVVGRTEEAVRDAMSR